The DNA segment AAATAGGCTTGTCGTGGAAGGTATCTACGATGAAGTTTGATGTTGATGCCTGCATTAAAGAGATGATCCACGACATGTGTAAAGTCCTTGATCCAGGGTGAATTTCTCTTTTGACTCACCATTCCTGTTGCAAAAAGACCAAACGGCGTTTTAGCAGATCGATAAGGCATATATCCAAAGGCTATATGATaaagataaaacaaattttctttaatattatgtatatataaataatgttgaatAATCTACCGTCAAATATTCCTTTACTCAAACCATCGACCAGTACCTTTGGATACACGATGCATCCATTCTCTTTTATGACAGCAGTGTGATTCTCCTGACTGATGATTCCGTTTTTTGTCAAGTAGTAATACTCGCCATAGAATTGACTACTTATCTGTTGATGAATGTCAATGGGAGAAGTTTCAAGGAGAACTGTTGGAAGGGAATTCCCCAAGAGGAAAATTTTTCTTTGCTGATCCACAACGTCTTGAGCCTCTTCCACAGGCTGTGTATATTGTACCTTGACCAACATGGCACGTAGATTAcagcaaaatgaaaaaatcatcaggatacaaaatattttccatacaACCACGAGGATCCTGGCTGAGCCCCAATTTTTGTACCAATGAAGTTCACCTGTTGGTTTTATGTAACAgtagtatttttgttttctttaaatgagGGCTCCATCCAAGTGCAAagagatatttatataatatgtagttgtaaattataattatgcatATTAGTTAACATCCTATTTCCGTTCTGCGAAGCCTGACCCCTTCCCCCTCGTTCCACCAATTAAATGTAGAGTGTGTACATACATCATAATTTACAATTACAGACTTCTATTGGTTACATACTATGAAAAGTATGTAAAAGTGTTCTTGGAATGGATgatgtaaattgtacaaattatattattttaattttttccccgtgaaatgtgatatttttcttctctcaaTTAATACGAAAAAAGGTAATACGTTTATGCTATCCCTACTTCTCTAAAGTTAAAAACTTTCTCctctttttaataaagttttttattgttaaatagctaataagttagaaaaaagtgaaaaaggcggaattctaatttaattacattcttcagtactatttaataaaattaaataaaatgtttttgattaatcACCTTGCTCTACCAAGTTTCCAAATGTCATTAGAAAGAAATCATTTAGGGGCACTCCATCCTTGATCCAATCCCTATTGATCCACCCATAGGTTTTgtgaaatatgtaaaatatgagCGACATTCCTACTGCTGAGAGAAAGGTAATGAGCCAAACCAAATGGGAAAAGGGTCGAATGATGTTTTGATATGGGTCTAAGGGCTTGGGTTTGATGCAAATATAATCAAAGGACTGCATGTAAATCATTCCTGAAGGgaaaagcaattgaaaaaatcaaacatacTAATGAATTGAAAACTTGTAGTGAAAGATTTACCAGTGTATCGGACCACAAGATGACGATGGTAACTGTACGCCACTGTTCCTATCCCTAGATCTGTATTATCATCTACCAATTCTTTTATAAGGCCAGTTGAGGAATTACTCTCTTCATAGTAGGAGCCCCAAGCTTTGGTTCGTGTAAATGTCAAATTAAAGTTATACTTGTGACTGACTTCTTTCACAAGAGCTATATCCACTCCAATAAGATTCTCAGGGTCCTTACCCATGATGTAAGGCGCAATAGGCACGTAATTAACGCGGAGTGTAAGTCCGTCTAGTGACGACTtctgtatgttttttattagtcaTATGAATCGAATTGAAATACACAATCGATACTTACATTGCAAAAATCACTCAATTCAAGCCGATGCTTCAGGAATCCACgctctttttttccaaatgtctATTAACTGCATTTGAAAGTTATTGCGGGTATATACACAAGTGATGTACAGCCCATATTTACTGTCTGAACAGAAAAAAGTGTCTTTAAATTGATatgattaatacatttttttttaccatccTCTGGTAGAATGCTGAGAAGATTGGTGTGTAAGGTTCGAGGTGCATTATCTCTCAATGTTTTCTTCCATTTTAAGGTTTGATTCCGAATCAAAAATTGAgcttgaatgaaaaaatatttatcaataaaaaaagaattgtaaggatatatatatacaatcctCACTTTTTCTTTTAGATCCTATTGTACTTTTGATCGATAActcttttatcattaaattaaataagctATGATCAGCTAACCCATTAGTAAAACTAAAATCCTCATTACGCCTCAATGCCTTTGGATCATTGCTCACAGAGAAGTAGCAATTCTTCATACTCCTTACATAGGGTTTAAACTTCTTGGCTGGGAATTTTGGATTATCCTGAATAACACTTAGATTCATGGAATGAAGTGTGTTTAAAAGATCGTTGGATTGTACTCTATGTGTAATAACAGTTCTGCAGTCCTGTATCCTTGGATACAAATTAACTAAATCATTGAATAAATAGGTATAGTCAGAAGTAGGGAAGGAGTAAGAGACTGGGACTTGAAAGAGGGATACAACACATAGGCAGTAGAGCAAAGTTTTCAAGACCATTCTGAAAGATGaactaaatgtttattttgatgaatattttaattttaatttttttaagatgttCATGATTGAACTTTCATGCAAAGGGATTTACGTGTTTTGCCACACGTAAAGTTTATGTATGTTTCCATGAATTAAAAaggttgatttttaaatatatttactgctATTTTTAGGAACTATTTAGGTATTATTTGTAAGGTACATCAATTAACAACATTAAAACCTATTTGGCATTGAGTAAACTTttgtgtataatgtatatagaaTGCAtgttatgatatttttgttcatttgtaCCTATGTACCTCTGCCTACCTACGTACATGACGTCTGAAgctaaagtaattttttttattgaatgaatacATTCCAGCATTAACatgtaattttgttttcctATAAAATGGCGCCTTTGCATGTTAacatttcatttgaatattttttttctcgcaTAAATCCCAAAGTTCTCTGTTTATATCATGAAAATCATTTCTTAATTCAAACTCTATTGTATTTTGTAAGGTAGGTAGGGATATACCTACCTACATATGGCTTTACATACACATTAGTGTTGAGAATCAGTCGGAGACCCAGTTCGGTATTAagtgatttctttttcttttagacTGATTTGGGCTCTTATTTTATTCCAGACTCCGTTTTGAAACcgtagacaaaaaaattatttccttaaaaaaccttcattttttgtGCATTTGTTGGGACCGACCAAGACTGAatttggaccgaattagttagTTTTACAAAAGTTATAACATTTTCATATTGAACCTCCAgactaatacatatttatgtaacgGCGTTCTGAATGTTGATGGAGAAATGTTTGTGATATGCAGCGACTTAGCTGAGTGGACAACGCACTTGAGAGAAGTTACTTTCCGGAACTCAATGTGTGTGTGCTCGAATCCTGTCGCTCTGCTTTAATaaagaagaaaccaaaaaaaaggacatattttggagtagagcagcttagttgccttcccattttattagatcagctgcaactACCCTGAGAGGAAGGGCACATCCAACGCAGTATCTACCCAGGACattggcaggaattactccgatgttaattctactctgagtccaatgaggacttatacttatatcTCCTAAGAAATATTTACTCTCCGTCATGCATGATCACacgcactttatacttagattttctctattcaaaaattatgataacagatttagaaaatgaaaattttgttgaaatagcCAACTAGAAACAATCTTGCACGTGGTCTAGGTCATTTTTATACAgctctaataatatatgtttatacacAATCGATGCAAATCCATCTAACCAATAGGAGAGGGGGAGGATTGCAAGAATCTGTAAAGGTGGTTGAACAAATATGAATAGTATTAGTGACATAAAATGTTGTACCTTCTGTTTGGATATCCTTTGAGAAATGAGTATGACCTATCCAGTTTATTTACATACTTCAACTCAATGAACTTTCTTTGTCTTCATTCGATTGAAACTATACTTGTCTGatcatttcatatatatatgtatgtacattgttatttttagtgtAATGAGTGTACGGATGCCAAATCATCTACTCTTCTCACAATTTAGAAGAACAAATTACATTGAATATTATGATATCCtttcttatacatatgtatgtagtactTGTATGTACATTAAGCCGCCGTCGTTTCTCTATTAAAACCTTCTTTTACTCACTTCATTGATTTCATTATTGGACTGGAGTTTATGGTTatgtattgatataaaaaaatagaatcatggaataaaaaattacagagAGAAAGGGGGGGATGGTTCTCAAGGATAatgagaaatgtttttaaatattggaagAAATTTCACTTATACAAAAtagtcaattttataaaatagatcttTTGTAACTATAGTACGTATATAGGATGTGAAGCTATCTATACCACCACTTTGGCACTTAGggagctattttttttgttagatagctggTTTAACATGCaccatttgtaaaataaactaattgacgaattcgttgttccaaatatttgaatgaGGCAAGGAGGCTCTTTTGAATCTGTGCCGGGAgtgacaacataacaattgctcgaactctCGAACTCAGTGAGACGTTTGTTTGTaaggttaggagggaatttgaggcctttaaatgtaattttaagtcAACAACAATgctttctgatttaaaaaacgTCTCAAATGGCTCCTGAACTATTTTGACGACTTCGCCTTGTTTGaattttggcctccaaacttgtTGGATCtcaatctgatggatttttttgggTAAGGCACGATCGAAAGACAAACCAACCGAACTACCAGCAGCACCACAGACGAACTAATCAGTCgaatcaagaaggaattctaGGATTTACGCAGGGACAAAGTAACGAAGACCTCCTTGCACTtttggcctcgtatagagaTTAAATTGAGGCTGGAAgtgattttatgaaaataaaaattaatcaagctTTAGAATAtggtttcatttattttagtcTGATTACTAGTTGGAGAGACAAAACAAAGAAGAGATCATGTGAACCGTCAAACTGAGCCATATACTTAATTTGACAaaagggatatatatatatggataacgttatttttgcttttgaaattagtatttaaataattacatatttcaatttgtatacctacatacattaaTGCAAGAGCTCTTAAGAGTCCAGGTAATTGTTTCTGCTGATAAAGCTGGCTATTTGTATTAGTCCTTTGAATTAACTTGTAAATGTTGGATTGTATTACTAAAAGggtctttaaataaaaaaacttactttttataGTAGTGAAACCCAAAAAGATTACAGTTTCAATAGGTAATTCTCCTTTCTCAACCTGAATTTCTGTTACAGACATGCGATGTTTAGAGTGGACATGTTTgtattgcagaaaaaaaaaacctttaaaaattgGAGAAGTCAAATTGGTTGTACGTATCTTCCCCGCCCCCCCttctccctaaaaaaatatctaaaagttAGCTGATTCAGCTGATTaattaattcagtagtaccatatgttcTGTTCCCACCTTCTTCTAGCactctttctttcctttttataaatctttgttaagaacatttttgaagttttgttaCTTGCTGTTACCTTTAACAGAGGTGGTCCTAGATCTAGGATTCCTTTTAAGagtgaattgaatttttttatttgataatttaataaatgcacCATTTTTTATACGTCAATAAACAGCATGAGTTAACAgtaaaatagcaaaatattattattatacatttcatTCAAGGATTCCCTTTGTTTTAGATTCTTACTCTAAtgatattcatacatacatattgtgtaaattaaaaatcaaaaaccgaCCCCCCTCCCTGGGCTTAATTGGTCTTGCCTTCAGACTCATATAACATACAACCCAACTAACTATTCCATGCGGTCCAATCATATTTGATCaacatatataattactatgtaatgttatatttttctgtACCATCGTTCCCCAACtatccttcaaaatatatattttgttacgaAAAAGTCAATGTTTTTGAAACACTCACACAAAGTAATACAAGAACACAGCAATGGGATGGAGCCCGACAGGAGGGCCACTTTAATAAAGGGGGAAATGATGGATCCTTAAATCATCTTATCGTTCTATTTAGGTATGATCGTTCACTGATGTGCCAAATAAaggagaaagaaagagaaaacgGGTTCTTAGGAATTATAGGGGGTTCCTCTCACTAATGATACTTT comes from the Lepeophtheirus salmonis chromosome 4, UVic_Lsal_1.4, whole genome shotgun sequence genome and includes:
- the LOC121115610 gene encoding glutamate receptor ionotropic, kainate glr-3-like yields the protein MGKDPENLIGVDIALVKEVSHKYNFNLTFTRTKAWGSYYEESNSSTGLIKELVDDNTDLGIGTVAYSYHRHLVVRYTGMIYMQSFDYICIKPKPLDPYQNIIRPFSHLVWLITFLSAVGMSLIFYIFHKTYGWINRDWIKDGVPLNDFFLMTFGNLVEQGELHWYKNWGSARILVVVWKIFCILMIFSFCCNLRAMLVKVQYTQPVEEAQDVVDQQRKIFLLGNSLPTVLLETSPIDIHQQISSQFYGEYYYLTKNGIISQENHTAVIKENGCIVYPKVLVDGLSKGIFDAFGYMPYRSAKTPFGLFATGMVSQKRNSPWIKDFTHVVDHLFNAGINIKLHRRYLPRQAYFVETNKATIDPLHISHFLSTIIIWAIGIFISAGIFLHEYSKRTI